In Sphingobacteriaceae bacterium, the following proteins share a genomic window:
- a CDS encoding TetR family transcriptional regulator: MSKAEKTRAFIIEKSASIFNKKGYAGTSLQDLIKATGLTKGSIYGNFENKDEVATAVFNYNIKGVHRRISEYVSRSTTCTEKLIAITDYYRENWKTVFERGGCPLQNASVEADDNLPFLKADVQSSVKRWAQSIGKIIEAGKEKGEFKKNISSEEYAYTIITLLEGGIMLGKITNNSKLLISALNRIVTIVKTEIKN, translated from the coding sequence ATGTCGAAAGCAGAAAAAACAAGAGCGTTTATCATTGAGAAATCTGCGTCAATCTTTAATAAAAAAGGATATGCGGGAACATCGTTACAGGATTTAATAAAAGCAACGGGACTTACAAAGGGCTCTATTTACGGCAATTTCGAAAACAAAGACGAAGTGGCCACGGCAGTTTTCAATTATAATATCAAAGGAGTTCACAGGCGTATTTCCGAATATGTTAGTCGTAGTACAACCTGTACCGAAAAACTTATAGCTATAACAGATTACTACCGCGAAAACTGGAAAACGGTTTTTGAAAGAGGTGGTTGTCCGTTACAAAATGCCTCTGTAGAGGCGGATGACAATCTTCCTTTTTTAAAGGCAGATGTTCAAAGTAGCGTAAAACGATGGGCTCAAAGTATCGGTAAAATCATAGAGGCAGGAAAAGAAAAGGGCGAATTCAAAAAGAACATCTCCAGCGAAGAGTACGCCTATACTATTATAACTTTATTGGAAGGTGGCATAATGCTTGGAAAAATTACGAATAACTCGAAACTGCTTATATCAGCGCTCAACAGAATAGTAACTATTGTAAAAACCGAAATCAAGAACTAG
- a CDS encoding polyketide cyclase yields MEAKNENELVITRTINGPRDLIFKAFTEAEHLKHWWGPVGFELKVITLDVREGGTFHYSMKDAKGQETFGLFKYKKINAPESIEFTNGFADKDGNLIKNAFLPVFPLEVYNIWKFTEENGKTILSLRGTPYNASAEEEKAFADMHAGMNQGFGGTFDQLETYLKTL; encoded by the coding sequence ATGGAAGCAAAAAACGAAAATGAGCTGGTAATAACCCGCACAATCAACGGACCGCGCGACTTAATCTTTAAAGCATTTACAGAAGCCGAACATTTAAAACACTGGTGGGGCCCTGTAGGATTCGAATTAAAAGTAATAACATTAGATGTGCGTGAGGGTGGCACCTTTCACTACTCCATGAAAGATGCCAAAGGACAGGAAACCTTTGGTCTTTTTAAATACAAAAAAATAAACGCCCCCGAAAGCATTGAATTCACAAATGGGTTTGCCGACAAAGACGGTAATCTTATTAAGAATGCTTTTCTTCCCGTTTTTCCATTAGAAGTTTACAATATTTGGAAATTCACAGAAGAAAATGGAAAAACCATATTGAGCTTACGTGGCACTCCATACAATGCAAGTGCTGAAGAAGAAAAAGCATTTGCCGATATGCACGCAGGCATGAACCAGGGATTTGGTGGCACTTTCGATCAATTGGAAACTTACCTAAAAACCCTGTAA
- a CDS encoding VOC family protein, whose amino-acid sequence MAHLNVYLTFNGNCREAMSFYKECLGGNLEMQSVEDSPMAQQWPAEVQNNILHASLKNDTLVLLGSDMGSEGLIKGTTISLALACTSEREIETVFKNLSQEGKITHPLHKFYDGIIGALTDKYGMNWLFKL is encoded by the coding sequence ATGGCGCACCTTAATGTTTATCTCACTTTTAACGGCAACTGCCGGGAAGCCATGTCTTTTTACAAAGAATGTTTGGGCGGCAATCTGGAAATGCAAAGTGTTGAAGATTCGCCCATGGCCCAACAGTGGCCTGCAGAAGTTCAAAACAATATTTTACATGCCAGTTTAAAGAATGACACGCTTGTACTCCTTGGTTCTGATATGGGTTCTGAAGGACTTATTAAAGGCACAACCATTTCACTTGCACTGGCTTGTACCTCTGAGCGGGAAATTGAAACTGTTTTTAAAAATCTTTCGCAGGAAGGAAAAATAACTCATCCCTTACATAAGTTTTACGACGGAATTATTGGCGCCTTAACAGATAAGTACGGCATGAATTGGCTCTTTAAACTCTAG
- a CDS encoding acetyl-CoA C-acyltransferase (Catalyzes the synthesis of acetoacetyl coenzyme A from two molecules of acetyl coenzyme A. It can also act as a thiolase, catalyzing the reverse reaction and generating two-carbon units from the four-carbon product of fatty acid oxidation), protein MKEVFIISAKRTPVGGLLGSLSHLSATQLGAIAIKEAYTHAGVDPETLDSVYMGNVLSANLGQSPARQAAIFSGIPDKTDATTINKVCASGMKATAIGAQQIQLGLEHIVVTGGMESMSNVPHYVNVRRGTKLGDLTMVDGMTKDGLWDVYKNFHMGSAAELGVQKYKLSRKALDQYAIESYQKAQNAAKNGKFKNEIATITVEQKNGSIVIDKDEDIDKIILEKVSKLKPVFEKDGNLTAANSSNLNDGAAALILASKEAVEKYNLKPLAKIVSYADAAQAPEWFTTSPALAIPKALKQANLKLSDIHFFEINEAYASVILSNQQILGLDLNKVNVYGGAVAIGHPIGASGARILTTLISVLKQESGKYGMAAICNGGGGASAMIIENLD, encoded by the coding sequence ATGAAAGAAGTATTCATCATCTCAGCAAAACGCACACCCGTAGGAGGTCTGCTTGGAAGTTTATCGCATTTATCTGCTACACAGTTAGGAGCTATTGCTATCAAAGAAGCTTACACCCATGCAGGTGTAGATCCCGAAACACTTGATTCGGTTTATATGGGCAATGTACTGAGTGCAAATCTTGGCCAGTCACCGGCGAGACAGGCCGCCATTTTTTCAGGTATTCCTGATAAAACGGACGCTACAACTATCAACAAAGTCTGCGCCTCAGGCATGAAAGCAACAGCTATTGGAGCCCAGCAAATTCAACTTGGTTTGGAGCATATAGTTGTTACAGGCGGCATGGAAAGTATGAGTAATGTTCCACACTATGTGAATGTTAGAAGAGGCACTAAACTTGGTGACCTTACCATGGTTGATGGTATGACAAAGGACGGTCTCTGGGATGTATACAAAAACTTTCATATGGGAAGCGCTGCGGAATTAGGTGTTCAGAAGTATAAATTGAGTCGCAAGGCTTTAGATCAGTATGCCATTGAGTCTTATCAGAAAGCGCAGAACGCCGCTAAAAATGGAAAATTTAAAAATGAAATCGCCACTATTACCGTTGAGCAGAAAAATGGTTCCATTGTAATTGACAAAGATGAGGACATCGATAAAATAATCCTTGAAAAAGTTTCTAAACTGAAACCTGTTTTTGAAAAAGACGGAAATTTAACTGCTGCGAATTCAAGCAACTTAAATGATGGGGCAGCGGCTTTGATCTTAGCATCTAAAGAGGCTGTAGAAAAATACAATTTAAAACCTCTGGCAAAAATTGTATCCTATGCTGATGCGGCCCAGGCACCCGAATGGTTTACGACCTCTCCTGCGCTTGCTATTCCAAAGGCTTTAAAACAAGCAAATTTAAAGTTAAGCGACATCCATTTTTTCGAAATTAATGAAGCCTACGCGTCTGTTATTTTATCTAACCAACAAATTCTCGGATTAGATTTGAATAAAGTAAATGTTTATGGAGGAGCTGTTGCTATAGGACATCCAATCGGGGCATCTGGTGCAAGAATTCTAACAACACTTATTTCCGTTTTAAAACAAGAGAGTGGAAAATATGGCATGGCGGCTATCTGCAATGGTGGCGGTGGCGCTTCTGCAATGATTATTGAAAATTTAGACTAA
- a CDS encoding AraC family transcriptional regulator codes for MKKKNISILVPKGPLTLTCLQGTYFLFNKVNEFLVNTGRESFFSVKLIGLTTEPHMYDDLFTVNPDLSIEDKHQSDLIIIPPVNGDWNKIIEMNKQFFPWLIEQRKGGSEIASLCVGAFLLASTGMLDGKTCATHWYAANDFRKMFPETNLVSEKIITDENGIYSSGGANSFWNLLLYLVEKYVGRDTMLFCAKMYEIEIDRGSQASFSIFTGQKDHLDEPVKKAQEFIENNFQDKLTVEQLADMFALGRRSLERRFKKATSNTVVEYIQRVKIEAAKKSFETSRKNINEVMYDVGYTDTKAFRTTFKKIAGLSPIEYRNRYNKETAAA; via the coding sequence ATGAAGAAAAAAAACATCTCTATTCTGGTTCCAAAAGGACCGCTAACGTTAACCTGCTTGCAGGGTACCTATTTTCTTTTTAATAAGGTAAACGAATTTCTGGTAAATACAGGCAGGGAGTCCTTTTTTAGTGTAAAGCTTATTGGCTTAACCACAGAGCCTCACATGTATGACGATCTGTTTACAGTGAATCCCGATCTCAGCATAGAAGATAAACATCAATCTGATTTGATAATTATTCCTCCGGTGAATGGAGATTGGAATAAAATTATTGAAATGAATAAACAGTTTTTTCCATGGCTGATCGAACAACGGAAAGGTGGATCTGAAATTGCGAGCCTTTGTGTAGGAGCTTTTTTATTGGCCTCAACCGGCATGCTCGATGGCAAGACATGCGCAACACATTGGTATGCGGCAAACGATTTCAGAAAAATGTTTCCGGAGACAAATCTTGTTTCTGAAAAAATAATCACCGATGAAAATGGAATTTATTCCAGTGGAGGTGCAAACTCTTTTTGGAATTTACTTTTGTATCTCGTGGAAAAATATGTTGGCCGTGATACCATGCTTTTTTGTGCCAAGATGTACGAAATAGAAATTGACAGGGGAAGCCAGGCCTCCTTCAGTATATTTACAGGGCAAAAAGATCATCTGGATGAACCCGTAAAGAAAGCGCAGGAGTTTATCGAAAACAATTTCCAGGATAAATTGACTGTAGAACAGCTGGCCGACATGTTTGCGTTGGGAAGGCGAAGTTTGGAGCGACGTTTTAAAAAAGCAACCAGCAATACAGTGGTAGAATATATTCAGCGCGTGAAGATTGAAGCAGCTAAAAAAAGTTTTGAAACGAGTCGTAAAAATATAAATGAGGTTATGTACGATGTGGGATATACTGATACAAAAGCTTTTCGAACAACTTTTAAAAAAATTGCCGGACTTTCGCCCATAGAGTATAGGAATCGCTATAATAAGGAAACCGCAGCAGCCTAA
- the lpdA gene encoding dihydrolipoyl dehydrogenase, with the protein METTHYDVIVIGSGPGGYVAAIRAAQLGYKTAIVEKYSVLGGTCTNVGCIPSKALLDSTEHFHNAAHKFKTHGIEVSDLHVNFTQLYNRKTDVVKQNTSGLNYLMKKNRIEVLEGRASFLNNKEISLTKKDGTQTKFSAGYFIIATGSKPSSIKGVEIDKKRIISSTEALALGEKPKDMIIIGGGVIGVEMASIFARMDVKVTIIEFAESLIPTMDKDLGKELKKTLSKLNMEILLDHRVQAAKNNGTSVSVSFLDATGTAKELSAEYCLVAVGRKPYTEGLGLDNTKIGVDEKGRIKTDKNLRTAEENIYAIGDVIAGPMLAHKAEEEGAFVAETINGQKPHINYNLIPAVVYTWPEVASVGYTEEQLKKENKAYRIGKFPFLASGRARAAMEPDGFVKVISEPKYGELLGVHIIGPRAADLIAQAVIGMHYETTDEDMFRISYAHPTYSEALKEAYLIASGQGALNL; encoded by the coding sequence ATGGAAACAACTCATTATGACGTTATCGTCATCGGCTCGGGTCCCGGAGGATATGTAGCTGCCATTCGTGCGGCGCAATTAGGATACAAAACAGCTATCGTAGAAAAGTACAGTGTTCTGGGCGGCACGTGCACCAATGTAGGCTGCATTCCCTCGAAAGCTCTGCTCGACAGCACAGAACATTTTCACAATGCCGCGCACAAATTTAAAACGCATGGCATTGAAGTATCTGATCTGCATGTTAATTTCACGCAACTTTACAATCGCAAAACGGATGTTGTTAAACAAAATACTTCAGGTTTAAATTACCTGATGAAAAAAAACAGAATCGAGGTCCTCGAAGGCAGGGCATCTTTTTTAAACAATAAAGAAATTTCGCTTACTAAGAAAGACGGAACTCAGACGAAATTTTCAGCGGGTTATTTCATCATCGCTACAGGATCGAAACCTTCTTCTATAAAAGGAGTAGAGATCGACAAAAAAAGAATTATCTCCTCTACGGAAGCTTTGGCTCTTGGCGAAAAACCAAAAGACATGATCATCATTGGCGGTGGTGTTATTGGGGTAGAGATGGCATCGATCTTTGCGCGCATGGATGTAAAAGTTACAATTATTGAATTTGCTGAGAGTCTGATCCCAACAATGGATAAGGACCTTGGCAAAGAGCTTAAAAAAACACTTTCAAAATTAAATATGGAAATTCTGTTAGACCATAGAGTGCAGGCTGCAAAAAATAATGGAACTTCAGTAAGCGTTTCTTTTCTGGATGCAACAGGAACTGCTAAAGAACTAAGTGCGGAATATTGTCTTGTTGCTGTTGGAAGAAAGCCTTACACCGAAGGTTTGGGCTTGGATAACACAAAAATAGGTGTAGATGAAAAAGGAAGGATTAAGACAGATAAAAATTTAAGAACTGCTGAAGAAAATATCTACGCAATTGGCGATGTGATAGCGGGGCCAATGCTAGCTCACAAAGCTGAAGAGGAAGGAGCTTTTGTTGCGGAAACTATTAACGGGCAAAAACCGCATATAAATTATAATTTAATTCCTGCTGTGGTTTATACCTGGCCTGAAGTTGCTTCGGTGGGGTACACCGAAGAACAATTGAAAAAAGAGAACAAAGCGTATCGCATAGGAAAATTCCCCTTTCTGGCAAGTGGAAGAGCACGCGCCGCAATGGAGCCGGATGGGTTCGTAAAAGTTATTTCAGAACCTAAGTATGGAGAGCTATTAGGTGTGCATATTATTGGTCCGCGGGCTGCTGATTTAATAGCACAAGCTGTTATTGGCATGCATTACGAAACTACTGATGAAGATATGTTCCGCATTTCGTATGCCCATCCAACTTATTCGGAAGCTCTGAAAGAAGCTTATCTGATTGCTTCAGGTCAGGGTGCACTTAATTTATAA
- a CDS encoding MATE family efflux transporter, whose translation MNAPLQQTRFSKYFSIIKQSLNGEEQDYTQGSIPRAVFLLAIPMILELSLESVFAIVDMFFVGKLGENAIATVGLTESVITLIYSVAIGLSTGATAIVARRIGEKNPEAAAHAGAQALVIAVVITFFLSIAGVIFSGDILQVMGASKEVVEEGTSFTQIMFGGSIVIMLIFLINGIFRGAGNAAMAMKSLWIASIVNIVLCPIFIHAFGLKGAAIATVIGRSTGVLYQVYHLIKGSGILKFHLHHFKTDWTLIKSVITVAWPATIQFIIASGSWIVLSRLVAETDGTSASAGYQIAIRNMVFFILPAWGLSNAAATLVGQNLGAKQIERAERSVLITAKYNAIFMSFVMILFVFFSTPIIRFFSHDEAVIAYGARALQIIGTAYVFYGISMVMIQALNGAGDTRTPTLINFFGFWIFQIPFAYFMAKGLDLGSTGAFIAVPVAETLIALVAWYYFKKGKWKNVKV comes from the coding sequence ATGAACGCACCCCTACAACAAACCAGATTTTCGAAATACTTTTCTATTATTAAACAATCTCTTAACGGGGAAGAACAAGATTACACGCAGGGAAGTATTCCACGTGCTGTATTCCTGCTTGCCATACCAATGATATTAGAGTTGAGCCTGGAAAGTGTGTTTGCAATAGTGGACATGTTTTTTGTTGGCAAGCTGGGTGAAAATGCCATTGCTACAGTGGGTTTAACAGAGTCGGTTATTACTTTAATTTATTCTGTTGCTATAGGCCTTAGCACCGGCGCAACAGCCATTGTAGCAAGACGTATTGGCGAGAAAAACCCAGAAGCTGCAGCCCATGCCGGGGCACAAGCACTAGTAATTGCGGTGGTAATTACTTTTTTTCTCAGCATTGCCGGGGTAATTTTTTCAGGGGACATTTTGCAGGTGATGGGCGCCAGTAAAGAGGTTGTGGAAGAAGGCACGAGCTTTACACAAATAATGTTTGGTGGAAGTATTGTCATAATGCTGATCTTCCTGATTAATGGAATTTTCAGAGGCGCCGGCAATGCGGCAATGGCCATGAAAAGTTTGTGGATAGCCAGTATTGTCAACATTGTTCTTTGCCCCATTTTTATTCACGCGTTCGGTTTAAAAGGCGCTGCCATTGCAACGGTTATTGGCAGAAGTACCGGCGTGCTTTACCAGGTGTATCATCTTATAAAAGGAAGCGGGATTTTAAAATTTCATCTCCATCATTTTAAAACTGACTGGACACTTATTAAATCGGTGATTACGGTTGCCTGGCCTGCCACTATACAATTTATTATCGCCAGCGGAAGTTGGATTGTTCTCTCGCGTTTGGTTGCTGAAACAGATGGCACAAGTGCTTCAGCAGGTTACCAGATAGCCATCCGTAATATGGTGTTCTTTATTTTACCAGCCTGGGGGCTGAGTAATGCCGCAGCAACATTGGTGGGACAAAATCTGGGAGCCAAACAAATTGAAAGAGCTGAACGTAGCGTATTGATCACCGCCAAATACAATGCAATTTTCATGAGTTTTGTAATGATTCTCTTCGTCTTTTTTTCCACACCCATCATTCGTTTTTTCAGTCACGATGAAGCCGTGATAGCTTATGGAGCACGTGCATTACAGATCATTGGAACAGCTTATGTTTTTTACGGCATATCTATGGTTATGATCCAGGCCCTGAATGGTGCCGGTGATACGCGCACTCCTACACTTATTAACTTTTTCGGATTCTGGATCTTCCAGATTCCTTTCGCGTATTTCATGGCCAAGGGATTAGATCTTGGTTCTACGGGGGCTTTTATCGCAGTTCCTGTAGCAGAAACACTTATTGCCTTAGTAGCCTGGTACTATTTTAAGAAAGGCAAATGGAAAAACGTAAAAGTATGA
- a CDS encoding acetyl-CoA C-acyltransferase (Catalyzes the synthesis of acetoacetyl coenzyme A from two molecules of acetyl coenzyme A. It can also act as a thiolase, catalyzing the reverse reaction and generating two-carbon units from the four-carbon product of fatty acid oxidation), which yields MQTTHQVKKVAVIGYNRIPFARQNTAYANATNQDMMTAALNGLIDRYQLKGELLGEVAGGAVIKHSSERAIMRESVLGTSLDPATPACDIQQACDTGIEAAVYIANKIALGQIEVGIAGGVDSTSNVPIVVSENFRTILLAASREKSFGGKLKQFLKIRPKDLSPVVPPGGEPRTGMSMGEHTELTAKFYKISRAEQDQFALESHQKMARAYDAGFFKDMMTPYLGLESDTNLRRDTTLEKLKKLKPAFDKTNGTLTAGNSTPFTDGASCILLASEEWAKTHNLPVLAYITFSEIAAIEYVTNKHNLLLAPVHAATRMLKKAGLTLQDFDFYEIHEAFAAQVLTTLKIWESPDLSKTFGYDRPLGKIDRSKLNVNGSSLAVAHPFAATGGRVIATMAKLLNQKGSGKGFISICAAGGQGITMILEK from the coding sequence ATGCAAACAACTCATCAGGTAAAAAAAGTAGCGGTGATTGGATATAACCGCATTCCTTTCGCAAGGCAAAATACGGCCTATGCCAATGCTACGAACCAGGATATGATGACGGCCGCGTTAAATGGATTAATTGACCGCTATCAGCTGAAAGGAGAGCTTCTGGGAGAAGTAGCCGGGGGTGCCGTTATAAAACATAGCAGTGAAAGAGCCATTATGCGCGAATCTGTTTTAGGAACAAGTCTTGACCCTGCCACTCCTGCCTGCGACATACAACAAGCCTGTGATACCGGCATTGAAGCGGCTGTTTACATTGCCAATAAAATTGCTTTAGGACAGATAGAAGTGGGAATTGCAGGTGGGGTTGATTCAACAAGTAATGTGCCGATTGTTGTTTCGGAAAATTTCAGAACTATTTTACTGGCTGCTAGTCGCGAAAAAAGTTTCGGTGGAAAATTAAAACAGTTTCTGAAAATCCGCCCTAAAGATCTATCGCCTGTTGTTCCGCCGGGTGGTGAACCGAGAACAGGGATGTCGATGGGCGAGCATACCGAACTGACCGCCAAATTTTATAAAATTTCCAGAGCTGAGCAAGATCAGTTTGCCTTAGAGAGTCATCAAAAAATGGCGAGGGCTTATGATGCAGGATTTTTTAAAGACATGATGACGCCTTATCTGGGATTGGAAAGCGATACTAATCTGAGGCGCGACACCACTCTTGAAAAATTGAAGAAATTAAAACCGGCATTCGATAAAACAAACGGAACATTGACCGCGGGTAACTCAACTCCTTTTACTGACGGGGCCTCCTGTATTTTATTAGCTTCAGAAGAATGGGCAAAAACCCACAATCTTCCGGTACTTGCTTATATCACTTTCTCTGAAATTGCTGCAATAGAATATGTGACCAACAAACACAATTTATTATTAGCGCCTGTTCACGCAGCTACACGTATGCTAAAAAAAGCAGGACTTACTCTGCAGGACTTCGATTTCTATGAAATTCATGAAGCTTTCGCAGCGCAGGTTTTAACAACATTAAAAATCTGGGAAAGTCCCGACTTAAGTAAAACATTTGGTTACGATAGACCATTAGGAAAGATAGACCGCAGCAAATTAAATGTCAACGGCAGCAGTCTGGCCGTGGCACATCCTTTTGCAGCCACAGGTGGACGGGTAATTGCAACAATGGCAAAGCTACTGAATCAGAAAGGCTCAGGCAAAGGATTTATTTCCATTTGCGCGGCCGGTGGACAAGGGATAACTATGATTTTAGAAAAATAA
- a CDS encoding thioesterase yields the protein MKWLKPIVLAAERGKLVFQYKVRHEMTNPMGGLHGGVTAAIIDDVIGATLFSFNESHFYTTLNNVVDYFAPAREGDIIIAETLVIKKGKQIVNVQCEVWNEGKNRLIARAYSNLLKTGIEK from the coding sequence ATGAAATGGCTGAAACCAATTGTGCTGGCTGCTGAAAGAGGGAAGTTAGTTTTCCAGTATAAAGTCAGACACGAGATGACAAATCCCATGGGCGGCTTGCATGGCGGAGTTACCGCTGCCATCATCGACGATGTAATTGGAGCGACGCTCTTTTCGTTTAACGAAAGCCACTTTTATACAACGTTGAATAATGTAGTAGATTATTTTGCTCCTGCAAGAGAAGGAGATATTATTATTGCCGAAACTCTAGTCATAAAAAAAGGAAAGCAGATTGTTAATGTGCAATGTGAAGTTTGGAATGAGGGAAAAAATCGTTTAATTGCACGCGCATATTCCAATCTTTTAAAAACAGGAATAGAGAAATAG
- a CDS encoding short-chain dehydrogenase: MSKTTGNTVLISGGSAGIGFEIAKLLSEKGNKIIITGRDQDRLHKAALKLNNVTAVNFDVSRKEGVEDFVKKITTDFPELNVVINNAGRAILYKLTDENINGFEKAEEEMLTNYLSIIRLNEKLLPHLKKQKEAAIVNVSSVVAFVPGQLATYSASKAALHSYTLSLRLELEGSPVKVFELMPPLVNTEFSEIIGGSKGIQPSQVAKEFTEAFEKDEYEIHVGNTAHVYKVFLSSPNEALKLVNGRH; this comes from the coding sequence ATGAGTAAAACAACAGGAAATACCGTTTTAATTAGCGGCGGTAGTGCGGGAATTGGATTTGAAATCGCAAAATTACTTTCCGAAAAAGGGAATAAAATAATTATAACAGGCAGAGACCAGGACCGGTTGCACAAAGCTGCGCTTAAGTTAAACAATGTTACTGCTGTTAATTTTGATGTCAGCAGAAAAGAAGGTGTAGAAGATTTTGTAAAGAAAATCACAACAGACTTTCCTGAATTAAATGTTGTAATAAATAATGCTGGTCGTGCAATACTTTACAAACTAACCGATGAAAACATCAATGGATTCGAAAAAGCAGAAGAAGAAATGCTAACGAATTATCTTTCTATCATTCGGTTGAACGAAAAATTATTACCGCATCTTAAAAAACAAAAGGAGGCGGCTATTGTAAACGTTTCTTCGGTTGTGGCTTTTGTACCGGGACAGCTTGCTACTTATTCAGCAAGTAAAGCAGCACTGCACTCTTATACCCTGTCTTTGCGTTTAGAATTAGAGGGGAGCCCGGTAAAAGTTTTCGAACTTATGCCTCCTTTAGTAAATACTGAGTTTTCTGAAATTATCGGCGGGAGCAAGGGAATTCAACCATCACAAGTAGCGAAAGAATTTACCGAGGCATTTGAAAAGGATGAGTATGAAATTCATGTAGGCAATACCGCGCATGTTTACAAAGTATTTCTCTCTTCCCCTAACGAAGCTTTAAAATTAGTGAACGGAAGACACTAA
- a CDS encoding DoxX-like family protein, with product MKKTKIIYWIFTGLFSLLMLFSSIGALTGDPQGVEFMNSLHYPAYLAGFLSVAKILGVIAILIPGYPRIKEWAYAGLVFDLAGATYSQIASHMPMEGLFFMLISFILAFGSYFYYHKKTKEEGKPTI from the coding sequence ATGAAAAAAACAAAAATTATTTACTGGATCTTTACCGGCTTATTCTCATTACTAATGCTGTTCTCGTCGATTGGAGCACTTACGGGCGATCCTCAGGGTGTTGAGTTTATGAATAGCCTCCACTATCCCGCATATCTTGCAGGATTTTTAAGCGTAGCAAAAATCCTTGGGGTTATTGCAATTTTAATTCCTGGTTATCCACGCATTAAAGAATGGGCTTACGCAGGACTTGTTTTTGATTTGGCAGGCGCTACCTATTCACAAATAGCATCGCACATGCCAATGGAAGGATTATTTTTTATGCTGATTTCTTTTATACTTGCTTTTGGTTCATATTTCTATTACCATAAAAAAACGAAAGAAGAAGGCAAACCGACTATTTGA